The Tenrec ecaudatus isolate mTenEca1 chromosome 12, mTenEca1.hap1, whole genome shotgun sequence genomic interval GTTGGGCAGGCCAATacatatgtgggagggggagccAAGGGGGGAGTGTCTGCAACTTTCAGCCAGTAAGACAGGACCCGGTGGAGAGGTACTTCAGCCTCATGGTTCCCCAGGGGTCAGTGATCTCCATTGGGAATCCAGTCCAGATGCCCTCCATGGTCACCCGCTCCTCACACCACCCTTGGTGatgtcagaggaaaccatcctccAACAACTGAAGGGACAGAAGGCACAGATGTATGGTGATGCTCTATAAAAattaaagtcatagaagataagaaagacaggagagagaataaaagaaaggagtcaaacacattttatggtagcatgctcctcttgatggacctcGCAGAACTTGGAGAAGTGAGCAAGGCTTTATCCCATCTTGGGACACTTGTAGGTAGACTTAAGACATACATATTCCGTAGTTACATGCATCACAAGGGGGATGGTATCTAtctacattaaggtccctgagctcacaggtgaggaaacctaatatctgcattgggggaaggtacaAGGGGTTGGGTGTCACAgcaggaagagagggcaaaaggatcatgtctgcttctataggttgATAGTTtcggaatgatttttaaagcaggataatagcTCTCCTgtcgtggaataccagctttccagactcCCTCTGGTATAAGTTAGGGAACCCAGTCCTCGacatatttccctccgtgttagtttcccacaggtTGACTTTGCTGCTTTCttggtctccctccctccctccctgctcatccTGCCTGGGCTCGCCTCCCAGATAAAGACCTTGCACCCACATCCTCTCCTCGAGGCCTGCTTCTGACAGCGTGTTGTTAGCTAGAGGCCCATCCAGTCGGATCTCACCCtgtgtgcccagtcctgtgccggccTCACCATGCAGTTCTGAGGCTtgagctcagtgttgcagccactgagtgcaTAATTCCTCGAATCGAGGGACCGGGCCTTTACTGGACACCCAATCATCATAGAttcctcatcattttcccctaAAATGCCGTTCTGTGTTCTCCCTCTCAGGGATGACCTTAGCTCCCATAAAGAAACAGGAGCCCGCCCCTCCCCACCGTTGCCCCACGCTCAAAGATAATCCTCAGAGAGAGGCAGAGCTGCAGataccccccccccttcctctctGCACCTAGCCCTGGGCTGAGCAAGGGGGACCCTAGGAATCAATCAGCCTCGGCTGCGCAGCCCCGCCGTCTGACTGGGAGGCAGACCTGGACCCGTACCCTGCACGAGGGTCACTCAGTGTGCTCAGAACTCTATCAGGAAAGTCAGAGTCATCTGCCCTGAAGTGGTGACGCGGCTGGTACGACGGGTCACACAGGAGTCGGCTAGGTGGGAGTGAGCACGCCAAGCAGAAAACGCAGCTTTTGGGGAAATGAAAGTGTGTGGGGTGGGCGGGGGCCTCAGCAAGGAACTGTGGTTTCAAGGTGGTGGGTAGGAGGGAGAAAAacttcaactcataatgaccctctaggGCTCTGGGGGACTCCAagcctgtaaacctttatgggagtagaaagctctgtctttctctagAAGAAcatctggtggattcgaactgctgaccttcaggttagcagcccagggtgtaaccatgacaccctcagggctCCCAGGGTACGTTAGACCATGATGATCAGCCTGAGGACTTGAATTTCCTCCTAAGTGTGGTAGGAGCTATGAGGCAGGGGACTGATACTGGGATCTGGGTTTGAAAAGATCCCTTTGAATTAACCAGAACCGGGGGTGCCTGCTCAGTTGGACTCCCCTAGTTGAGGGGAGCATGGGGGAAAGAGGTGGTGTTGAGTCTGGGACCCTGGGAagggccatggggtgggggtgggagagagtaAGTGTGGCTGAGGTCTCAGGAAGAAGTGTTAGTGAACATAAAAGGGTCCAACGCCCCAGCCTCCATAGGACCTGATTCAGCTGAACAACGCCTAGGGAGGCGGGGGGACTTGCCGGCTCATTGCCCTTGAGGTAACCATTAATCCTTCCCCTGGGGGAATCCAGGAACGGCCCCAAGGGCAGATCCTTGTTGGAATGGAGGCACACACAGAGGAAGACTTGGCCCCCCAACCGGGGGGCCAGAGGTCTCTAATCGACAACCCCGCTGATATTCTCGTCATTGCTGCTTACTTCCTGCTGGTCATTGGTGTCGGCTTGTGGGTGAGAGGTCATGGGGTGCTCCTgacagccaggcctctgaagccAACGTGGAAGACTCAGGGAGGGCCCTCTGGCATGGGTGGGACTAGATGGCTGGGTTTTGAGGGAGAAACCTAGGTCttggaagtggggtgggggacaaGCAGGTCTTTTGAGAGcctggaggggagggcagggggtccAGTCAACATTCATTCCTTCTCGGCCCACCTTTGGATTGAGTTCGCTGAGCAGGTCATTGGGTTTCCACTAGGGTCAGCATTCAGGATGAGGTTTTTTGCTCTGCTAGCCACATCGAAGATGGCAGCCCAGCGCCAAATTCCCCAGgaagccagaccaaatccagctaAGGGGGTACTCTAGGAGGACGTGGGGTAGGGAGAGATTAGGGGAGCCCAGCACTGGTTCATCTTCAGCctgaaccagggctgagggatgtgtgGAGGAGGCTCATGGAGTCCCAAGAGGCGCCCCAAACCCTGGTCTTCCTCATCCTGCCCCCCCAGTCCATGTGCAGAACCAACCGAGGCACCGTCGGCGGTTACTTCCTGGCAGGCCGAAGCATGATGTGGTGGCCGGTAAACAACTGGGCaggaaaggggaggtgggggcgggggtgtagaggcTTAGGAAGGTTGCCTAGCTCACCCTACTTCTGCCCCACTCCCCCGCAGGTGGGGGCCTCTCTCTTTGCCAGCAACATTGGCAGCGGTCATTTTGTGGGCCTCGCAGGGACAGGTGCGGCAAGTGGCTTGGCCGTGGCTGGATTTGAGTGGAATGTAAGAGCCCTCCCCCACTTTCACTGATAGCCCTTGCCCCGGTGGGAACCCTTGGGAGGACCATACCTGGCAGTGGGCAGCAACGAGGCTGGAGGTGGGTTTCCAACTTCGAGCTGGGGAGGAGCATCCCTATGGCCCGCTCAGCGGTGGGAGATGCAGGAGATGACTCCATTCGGGACAAGGGTAGGTCCTGTCGCTGATTGTGTGACTCTAGTGCCACTGTCCTCTATGGCCTTggtttttctcctctctgaagcagGGTGAGTGGCCCTAAACAGGACACCCACTCCTTAATGCTGCTGCTCCCTGAAGCGGGGGCCCCATGGAAGACCCTGACTTGAACGAGGAGCCCAGACTGAGATGCAACGTggtggctgcaggagcccagcaCTTGGGGCTCTGGGCTTCGTGGAGGAGGGGCCTCGGAGCTGAGCCTTGAAGGACAGAAGTTCAGGAGGACTGGGAAGAAGGGAGGTGGCCCGGTCAGGCTGAGGGCTCTGAGGTTCATGTGCCAGAGAcggggcagggagaggaggaagaggaggaagaggaggcacaCTGTCTTTTGAGGGACTGGCCACGGGCCACAGTGGCCCAGAGGGTTCTGGTTAAGGGCAGGAAGGAGTCAAGACCCTGTCCTTCCATTAATGCCCAAGATTCAGCAACAATCCCTTTGAATTAGCCAGAACGCAGGGGCTGGCTCAGTGGGGTTCTCAAAAGTCTAGCTGAGTGTGGGTGAAAGGGGTGATGTTGGGCCTGGGGCTCTGGGAAGGGCATGGAGGCTAAGGCCTTGAGGAAGATTGTTCTTGAACTTAAAACGGTCTGCAGTTGCGCAGctgccccaccctccacccccggtGAACCCCTTTCCAGGCCCAGGGTCATGAAGAGAAGGCTGCTCAGACTCTGCAGGGGGGCCGGTGAAGGAAGGCGTGGGGGGCGCTGGAGGCCGGTTCCGAAACCCCGagtcacccccccccacccccccgcaacCCATCAACCAGCGGCCGCTGTGCCCGCAGGCGCTGTTCGTGGTACTGCTCCTGGGCTGGCTCTTCGTGCCCGTGTACCTGACCGCGGGTGTCATCACCATGCCGCAGTACTTGCGCAAGCGCTTTGGCGGCCGCCGCATCCGCCTCTACCTGTCGGCGCTCTCACTTTTCCTGTACATCTTCACCAAGATCTCGGTGAGCGGAGCGCGCGCGCAGGGCGCTGGGGTGGGCGGGGCCCCGAGAGGCGGTCTCCGGACTGCGCGGCGggttggaggggtgggggcgTGGCCTGGTGAATCGCTGGACTGCGGGTGAGAGGTGGACGGTTGGAACCCTGCAAGCGCACAGTGGGAGAgaagacctggcgatctgctccTCTAAgctttcagcctcggaaaccctgcagGAGCTGACCCCACCGGAGGGCAGGAGATGTGTGGTTTGGAAGGAGGGGGGGCGGggtccctggggctggggctgtgtgGACCCTGCGAAGCCAGGGCGCCTTCGAGAGCGTGATCAGATCGCAATGTGGGCTGATGGGCAGGAGGTGGCCCTGACCCCTGCGTCCTGACCTGCGCGCTGGCTCCTTCCCTCGAGGTGGACATGTTCTCCGGAGCGGTGTTCATCCAGCAGGCTCTGGGCTGGAATATCTACGCCTCCGTCATCGCGCTCTTGGGCATTACCATGATCTACACGGTGACAGGTGGCCGCGGGAGAGcttagggaagggaagggggctgGGAGCCGTGCAGCTGTGGGTGGGTTTTAGGGGCGTCACCAGAGAAGTTCCGATAGCAGGGGGCCAGTCCCTTTGGAGGACaaactttctttctctcccccgcGTGGACCTGGGGGGAGGTGGAAGGGGGGCGGGGCACGAGGAAGAGTGGGGAGCTTTTGAACGCCTGGCAGCGGGGTGGACCGAGCCAGTCCTTGGGATGTCTAGCCAAACCCAGTGTGGTTCCGGGGTTCCAGAATGggttggggggggcggtgggggcacGGCCAGGCGTTGGCGGGTTTGAAGGGTCCGGCCTGTGGATGGGATAGAACTGGGATGAGGGCTTCCTatgagaagcagagagaaccGAGGCCTaagaggagcctggtggctgGCCAAGGGCGGCTTCCGGGAGCCCAGGCCTCAGCTCGCCAGGCCTTTGGGCGCCCGGGGTCAGTGGCCCAGAGAATGGACCGTCTCCAGGCAGGGACACCTTGTCCAAATTCACACATATAGCGGATGTGATAGTGGCGGCCTGCGTGTGAAATCACGAGTCGGCCTCTCCCCGCTGAGCCCGGGCCGTTTTCAGGAGGCCTGGCGGCGCTGATGTACACGGACACGGTGCAGACCTTCGTGATTCTAGGGGGTGCTTTGATCCTCATGGGCTACGGTAAGGAGCCCAgccaggggaggggcggggccgagGAAGGGGACCGGTGGGAGGAGCCAGAGGTTGAGGCTTTGGGCGTCCCCGGCACGTGAGTCCCAGGGTGGGCCCTGGCGTGGACACTGGGTCCCCTGACAGCCTTGCTCACACAGCCTTCCACGAAGTGGGAGGATATTCGGGGCTCTTCGACAAATACTTGGGGGCAGTGACGTCGCTGACAGTGTCCGAGGACCCCATGGTGGGCAACATCTCCAGCGCCTGCTACCGCCCACGGCCGGACTCCTACCACTTGCTCCGGGACCCTGTGACAGGGGACCTGCCGTGGCCCGCGCTGGTCGTGGGCCTTACCATCGTCTCGGGCTGGTACTGGTGCAGTGACCAGGTGAGCGGACGGGGACTGGGCCCCAGGCACAGAGCAAGGCTGCGATGGGTGGGGCTGGACCACCTCTTGCtggcgggggttgggggtgagggtggggcaccAAGCCCAATGCCGGATCCCAGGGCAGGGTCCCAGGGTGGAGCTGAGCCCGGGCCCAGCTGAGCCGGGGGCTCGACCTGCATTGATTGGCAGGGCGAGTAGCGGCTGAGCGTGGGGTGGTGGGCTCGGGGAGCCTCGGTGATTGGGCACGGAGGGTCGGGCGCCCCTCCCTGCAGGTGATAGTGCAGCGCTGCCTGGCCGGGAAGAACCTGACCCACATCAAGGCGGGCTGCATCCTGTGCGGCTATCTGAAGTTGATGCCCATGTTTCTCATGGTCCTGCCAGGCATGATCAGCCGCATCCTGTACCCCGGTAAGGCCCATCTCGCCAGCCAGGGCTCCCCGCaaattctttctcgtgcaaatGCGCCAGGTACCAGGGCGCCTTTACCCACCTGAAGATTCAGGGCGCC includes:
- the SLC5A2 gene encoding sodium/glucose cotransporter 2 isoform X2, with the protein product MEAHTEEDLAPQPGGQRSLIDNPADILVIAAYFLLVIGVGLWSMCRTNRGTVGGYFLAGRSMMWWPVGASLFASNIGSGHFVGLAGTGAASGLAVAGFEWNALFVVLLLGWLFVPVYLTAGVITMPQYLRKRFGGRRIRLYLSALSLFLYIFTKISVDMFSGAVFIQQALGWNIYASVIALLGITMIYTVTGGLAALMYTDTVQTFVILGGALILMGYAFHEVGGYSGLFDKYLGAVTSLTVSEDPMVGNISSACYRPRPDSYHLLRDPVTGDLPWPALVVGLTIVSGWYWCSDQVIVQRCLAGKNLTHIKAGCILCGYLKLMPMFLMVLPGMISRILYPDEVACVVPEVCKRVCGTEVGCSNIAYPRLVVKLMPNGLRGLMLAVMLAALMSSLASIFNSSSTLFTMDIYTRLRPGAGERELLLVGRLWVVFIVAVSVAWLPVVQAAQGGQLFDYIQAVSSYLAPPVSAIFVLALFVPRVNEKGAFWGLIGGLLMGLARLIPEFWFGSGSCVRPSPCPALICGVHYLYFAIVLFCCSALLTLGVSLCTAPIPRKHLHRLVFSLRHSTEEREDLDADEEPEGRATPPVQNGHLEHAVEMEETPPPAPGLFHRCLFWFCGMSRGGAGSAPPPTQEEAAVAARQLEDISEDPHWARVVNLNALLMMAVAMFLWGYFA